A single region of the Acidobacteriota bacterium genome encodes:
- a CDS encoding erythromycin biosynthesis sensory transduction protein eryC1: MKVPFLDFSGPYAELKPELDDAYCRVMQSGWYILGREVEAFEQEFASYCGVKHCVGVGNGLDALHLVLRAMEIGSGDEVIVPSNTYIATWLAVSYAGAIPVPVEPDPSTCNIDPARIEEAITNRTKAIVPVHLYGQPADMDPILELASKYSLKIIEDNAQAQGAKYKGRRTGGLGDAAGNSFYPGKNLGAFGDAGAITTNDDDIADRVRTLRNYGSRTKYSNDYKGFNSRLDEFQAAFLRVKLRKLDEWNNRRQAVAFRYIKEFQSIPELVLPHIRDWADPVWHLFVVRHLARKELQRQLTTAGIGTLIHYPIPPHQSRAYADDATTPKSLPIAEFLSSSVLSLPMGPHLTDSQMEAVISAATKATAICAPELVA, from the coding sequence ATGAAAGTCCCGTTTCTCGATTTTTCCGGACCTTATGCCGAGCTGAAACCGGAGCTGGACGACGCATACTGCCGCGTCATGCAATCGGGATGGTACATCCTCGGCCGTGAAGTCGAAGCCTTCGAGCAGGAGTTCGCGTCTTACTGCGGCGTCAAACACTGTGTCGGCGTCGGAAATGGATTGGATGCATTGCACCTGGTGCTGCGTGCGATGGAGATTGGGTCAGGTGATGAGGTGATTGTTCCCTCCAACACCTATATAGCAACTTGGCTCGCTGTTTCTTATGCGGGTGCAATCCCCGTCCCAGTCGAGCCGGACCCAAGCACGTGCAACATCGATCCCGCCAGAATAGAAGAGGCAATCACGAATCGAACGAAGGCGATTGTACCGGTCCATCTTTATGGCCAGCCTGCTGACATGGACCCGATCCTGGAACTCGCGTCCAAATACTCACTTAAGATCATCGAGGATAATGCGCAAGCACAAGGCGCGAAATATAAGGGACGTCGCACCGGGGGCCTCGGCGATGCTGCCGGCAACAGTTTTTATCCCGGCAAAAACTTAGGCGCCTTTGGCGATGCAGGTGCCATTACTACAAATGACGATGACATAGCCGATAGAGTACGCACTCTGCGCAATTACGGATCCAGGACTAAATACAGTAATGACTACAAGGGCTTCAATTCGCGCCTCGATGAATTTCAGGCAGCATTTTTGCGGGTGAAGCTCCGCAAATTAGACGAGTGGAATAACCGGCGACAGGCTGTCGCATTCCGCTACATCAAGGAATTTCAGAGTATTCCCGAACTGGTGTTACCTCACATTAGAGACTGGGCAGATCCAGTCTGGCACCTCTTTGTTGTACGCCACCTGGCTCGGAAAGAGCTTCAGAGACAGCTCACTACCGCCGGAATTGGAACGCTGATTCATTACCCGATACCGCCGCATCAATCGCGCGCGTACGCAGATGATGCTACTACTCCCAAGTCTTTGCCGATTGCCGAATTTCTTTCCTCCTCCGTCTTAAGTCTTCCAATGGGCCCGCACCTCACAGACTCGCAAATGGAGGCTGTAATCTCCGCGGCCACGAAGGCGACTGCTATCTGTGCGCCAGAACTAGTGGCTTGA